The genomic region TTAAGACCTTGACTTTTCTTTTCCCTGTTAGAGTGAAATGTACAGTAAACTGATGGTGAAACAGAAAGCCAATCACAATGATTCAGCTCTGAGACTTTACCTTTTCTCCTCTACATCCTCAATGGTATCAGGCAGAGGAATGTTGAGGGTTTCTGGAAGCAAAAAGGCTATTAAACCAGCGAGCACAGCGGATCCTCCGTATACAATGCTAGGCAGAGCCGGCAGGATCTCATCCAGGATCAGGACTGCAGGAGCGGCCATGGATCCGATTCTGGCCATCGTGGAGGCAAAGCCCATGCCAGTCTGTCTGTGGAGCAAACATGTAAACTCTTACCCTACTCATGTAAAAGTGAGCATTGCTATTCTCTACTTATGTATGCAAAGTACAATATCTCTAATGGATGGTGCCACTTTGTATTATCATTAAACATATTAAGCTACCTTGTACAGTAACATGTATTCCTCTCTCTGTTGTGTTTTATTTCTGATACCACTTTATAATACGATTCCATTTATTGATATTAGTTAATGAATTAGGTGTCATGAAGCGACATATGAATGCTTTTAAGTTGAGTTTCTTTAttcagttgaacacaaaagaagatagttTGAAGAATGATAATTAAATAGTTTCTGGTTTCCAAAGACTTCCACTGTATGCCCCCCCCCACCATaccatgaaagtcaatggctaccagcaactgtctgttaaagatcatgatttatacagttttaaatatggatcattttcttacacaaatgcatcgcttcgcttcaggaggcctttattcacaaAATGCACAAGGAAACCAAAATGAATCCCTGTGACTACTGATGATATATCGAGGTCTTATGGAGTgaaatgatcggtctgtgcaagaaactgaacactaTTTACGACATTTAAAACTGGTAGCCGCGAATTCTACAGTAATAAATACGGTAACAACGCTTTAGGTTTTAACTTAAATGTATAGTTACCTGTAAATACCATAATTTCAtcaactgatataatgttaatataccaacctattgaaatactgaaatctgttttgtacctttgtaatacactgataaccaaCAAAAGCAgttggtgatgagaaagtcacataatgaaccaaagctcatcacaagcagcttttaaataatacgaTATATAgaacagtgtcattcacacaaacactaaacaccatcatggtcagactctgaaaaactgaaatatgcaataaacattcatttaacaacattatatggaACATACAACCctaacagataagaaaaaaataagaagaaacttagttatttcaaagagaaaaaaaaacatcaaattcaaacaaaatttgaaatgcaacgcagagaattctgggaatgtcagtttACATTTTTTCCCTGTAAATTTTACAGGAACTTACCGTCAACCATTTAACAGATTTGTACTGTGGCATTTTGACAGTTTTTTCCCGTTAAAATCATGGTTATTTCAGGTAAATGGGGAAGTCTGATTCTTTTTTGACTACCAAACTTTGTCACCTGAtgtattgttaatatattttccTGAGACTGGTCTTGTTGGAGTCATCATAACATAATGCCTGTCCACCATTATGAATCAATAAAAGCATACTTTTTATACCTCCTGAACCATCCATAGGTGCCATAACCATTATCTACCAATACCATATCAATTAGTCAAAAgtcgattattattattatttttttttacaagcacttTGCATAAATCATCATCAGAATGCTATATTTAATCAAAGGTGTGGCCAGTGGTGTGCTTGGCCCTGTAATTACCGCTTTGCAGGTACATGTCTACTATACCATGGCACTAATATTTAGGATTAATATCTAAATGATTAGCCTGCTTTATTCACATACCACAGTATTATGATGCAACAAGACACATACTAACACCTTTTGGATGATAGTGGCCTAACAGCTTAATGATCAATACAAAACAATCACCTTCAGCTGCTTCAGACAGATTCTATCACGTTTGTCTTGTATAGTTGGTTTATTCTGACCTGATGACAGTAGGGTAAAGCTCTCCAGTAAACAGATAGACACAAGTAAAGGACGCCGACGTGAAGCCCTTTCCGATAACGGCAAGCGCTGTCCTTGTGATCTGCATGTCTGCAATGACACACAGCATCATTACCAGTCAGTATAAACGACTGAAAGATGCACGTTATATTGGAGAGAGGCTTGTGTTGTCACATGACATATGACAGTACACTACTTTTTGTCAAATCTTCTTACTTGGgaattaatgatttatttttgtacatatatttacattattatttagtcTACTCTATAGAAGCAGTCTTTTTTACTGTTTAGAAAGTCAGTGTCTTCGCATTAGGTGGATGATGATGGCCTTATAATAAGCACATCATCATAGTCTTACCTTTAGGAACAAAAATGTTGGCGAATATTACAGACGCTGACATGAGGAGACATGTGCCTTGGGTTATGCGTCGGCCCAGAAAGCTCAGCATCAGAAGAGCGACCAGTTTAGCCGGAAAATCTACTGCGCCAAAGATGATCTGCATCAGATAGATGTTCACCCCGAACTTCTGCAGGTCCATGGCCAGACCATAATACGCAAAACTAGTCGAAAACCTGTTCAAAATTCAGAATTTCTATCACATTCAGTTTTCCCCCCCACAAAATAAGAATGAAGATTTTCCTAATTATAAGTATGCATCAGCTTTAATTCACTTTAAAGCAGTCAGAAGTTTCGGTTTTATAGAATTATTCTAAATTCATCATTCATTTACAATGTGCACATAATAGGCATAATTAGGCAAAATTAGGCATAAAATGCATTCATGCATATGAAAATAAGATGAGAATTAAACAAGTAGTTGCAATCTGGTTCAGATTCAGACAGAAATCATGGCTCTGTGGTGTGTTTCTGCTGCAGGGACAATACAAGACTTCTTAACTGCATAGAAATGTtacaaaatgcataacatttttatGCAAAAGCAAGCAAAACAGACACTATTTTAGGAATCAGAACACCTAAATCATAGTATGCATTACAGTATGGTATGATCAATGTATATTTATCACCAATCAATCACCATCCAGATTTGTTGCACTGTACAGACAGAAACAGGTCAAACCGATTCTCACCAGACGACCATAAGGCACATAGATATCTTCCTCATGGTGGGTGTTTTTAGGAGATCAAACACTGTGTAAATGCTCTTACTGGACTGAACCTCTTTCTGCATGTGTGACTCCAGCACCTAAACGTGAAGAGGTCCGCTACCGTTAAATGTTTAAGGTCAGTACAGACTTCATGACACGTATatgaaatgtgaaatgttgcTATAGGCTAATGAGAAACCTCTAAAGTGATCTTCTCTGTCATTTCGGGCTTGCCGTTGATTTTAGCCACACGGTGGAGTTGTTTCAGTGCTTCTTCAGAGCGACCGTTCAGCACCAGCCAGCGAGCAGATTCAGAGTACCACCTTTGGAGACATTTCTGGACATGTTATTGTGTGCTGCATTCGTCTGTGCAGGATTTCAATAGTTCTAATACATCTATGTGTGTTTTAAACAGCCATTGAGACCTTAGGAAATGCAGAATCAACACAATCTTTCAAATGAGACCAAAGACTCATAAGACATCTCGTTTTAAAAGATGCCTGGTTTTATCTTGCATTTAGTGTTCTTTCCTTTCTACATCTTTGTTCAAATCATATGCACCTGGGGTCAGTTGCATACAGTACACCAGTAATATGGCATTTGAATAATCTCTTACCAGCTATAGAAGAAGAAGGCAAAGAAAGGGAGACAGACGGCCACGTGTATTTTGCGCCAGTCCTTCAGACTGTACGCCACTCCAGCTAGAATCATCTGACCGAACGTGAAGAAGAAAGATGAGATGGTGCCCACCAGCGTCCGAGCCTTAGTAGGAATCCACTCCACCTCTAAGAAAACATGAGCGTACATTTATTTATCCAGCACTTTATATAATGCAGACACTACTGTTTAAatgcagcttcacagtaataaacaggaaaacaacATTGTTAATGTGAAGGTAAGTTcagagtttttttcttttaaaagtaaaataatatacactgctgttcaaaagtttagaatCCGTTAGATTTTTAACGTGTTTTTAGAAGACTATTATGTTCATCAAGGTTGCATGCATTTAaccaaaaatgcagaaaaaagtgtaataatgtaaaatattattaccatttcaaataatgggtttctattttaatatacgttaaaatatcatttatttctgtgatgctccactgtattttcagcatcattcctccagtcttcagtgtcacatgatcttcagaaatcattaatatactgatttattatcaatgttggaattttttttgctgcttaatattatttttttggggaaataaatataatataaatataatattttctgtgaataaagtaaaataagaacagcatttatttaaaataaaaatattttctaacaatgtctaatttttatcaatttaatacatccttgctgaaaaaagcattaatttaaataaataaataaaataaataaataaatactgaacattagtgtatattgaaaaatttatattttgaataaatgctgttcttttaaactttttattcattaaagaattatGAAAAAGTATTACGGtttcccaaaaatattaagcagcaaatgcagcactgataataaatcataatattttcatgatttctgaagatcatgtgacactgaagactggaggaatgatgctgaaaatacagcggagcatcacagaaataaatgatattttaaagtatatataaaaaaacattattataaattgcaataatattttacaatattaaagttgttttctgtatttttgatcaaataaacgcagccttgatgagcagaagagacttcccaaatcttactgacctcaaacttttgaacagaattgtGTGTATAGACATTTATTGACataattgtttattaaaattaattttcagtgttaataattttttatattgtatgtTGGATAAACCGATCAGTTCCTTTCTAATGAGTGAAGAGAGACACTCACTGAGAGAGACGGCGTTGAGAATGACTCCGGACACAGACATCCCTGTCAGGAATCTGAAGACGCAGTAAACCACGTAAGACGGAGAGAGAGCCGTGAACGTGCCTAAGACAGCGAGCTGAAAATATGACCAGATCAACATGCCCTTTCGCCCAAACCTACAGGAGAATAGAGAGTAAAGAACAGACTCTGAGATCACCTTCACTGCTTCAAAACAGTACTGTGATGTCTTCGTTACCCATTAAATaaaggaatgaatgaatggtgGGTTGTGGTGCAGATAATCACAGTTAGAAATCCATGTATAGATTTTGTTCTCAAAACCATTTCTCAGTAATAAAAAGATAATCATGGGTATGTTGACAATCAGTTTGGCGTTCAGTTGGAAACATGAAAAACATCCTGAGATGGTCTCCTAAAGGCTGCAGGTTCTAACCTTGCATGCAACGATCCACGAGCCCTTGAGATTGTCCCAAAGTGTACATTAGAGTATGTCCTATATTTACTGGACATGTCCTGGCTGGGATTTCTAAATTGCTTAAAATGTCCATGTTTAGGCTTGGTTTACTGATTGCTTTGATTTCACTGCAGCCAATATTGAGGATTATTTAATTACTACTgattatatttatagttttaatttgCCAATGAGAGTTTAGACCGTCTTACACTTTAAGTTTAATGGTTTGTGGGAATAATTGTTTGTGTTGCTCAAAGAGTTAAGCATTGCACTGGGCTTGATTCTGTATGAgctgataaaatgtatgttttgaaTATTAAGGTCATTTAGCttcattagtttccaacagtgaAAATCAGAAATGGAATCACATCATCGTgcatatctaaaaaaataaaggttatcCATAAAAACAGTCTAAACTATACTGTTGGCTGCTAAAAACAGCACCAACTCAACAACTAGAACAATTGAGACTGAAGTCTAACAGTCTTATTGTTAATAGTCCAATTTGTAGATCATTAATGTCCATGTGGGTGCAGTTTGAGATATGGAAAATTGtggcattttaatgtaaaaaactaaactaaacactgGCATTTGGTTTAAATGCACTTGTACATCATTGATTTGTTGCCTTCACATTTGTACTAGTGAAGAATAACCAGACACACAGTTTACTGAATCTTTTTACTGTCCAAAAAAGCACATTATGTGTTATAACGACAGCGGAGGCAGCAGGTTATGCTTTACCTGTCAGATAAGCCTCCAAATATAATGGCCCCCGTCAGCACTCCTCCCATGTAAATGGTCTGGCTCATCTGTTTGAGCGGACGGAGGGTACAAACCAAATCCCACTGTGACAAATAAGAGAAAAGCATTACTGCAAAACATGGATGGCAACTCATGCAACATGTGGAAAAGTTTCTCTTAGGATCATGTTTCTGTGGACACCAATAACAGAAGCCTTTAGCCTTGATTTAAGATAAAACTCTGGAAAGGTGCCAGTTTGCAAATCCCTCTTCTTCAGGATGGACTCATTCAGACTAGTCAGCAGACAGACTCCAATTTACTCAAACATGTTTCTTATTTTCCAcactgttaaaatgaaaataaaaggagGAAGGAGTCATCTCACGCTCATCTTAGGTGATGGATGACCAAAACTCACATTATTAATTCAGTTTCGGAACTCAGTTTCATGCGCATAAGAGTACACATTTTGTGGATACAAGTaatgatctttgagaaaatttgTTGTtagttcataaaatattttttgtggaggACACACACTTAAAgaacagaaatgtttttgagaatgaaatgcattttgtgacttgctgatttaaaaaatgtaacgctttgtattttttgtcatgcatgaaatgaataaagtaaactgtgcttatattttatattcctgTGTAATTGATGGGATGAGATTAGCAGGCTCCTCTCTGATAAAGCCGCTGAAGTGTGCTATTTTCAGACTGAGAATACAGATAATTGTAAAGAGatggaatatttaaaaaataaaatatttgaaaatcatgTTTAAGTGATCATCCTAAATTAGATTTGAAAGCTTAAACACTAAAAATTAATCCTGGGAAATCCTTGTTGAAATTAATCATTGTGTTACTATGGAAATAGTAGACACTTTGCAGGCTCCTCCCCCTAGTGGGCGGTGACAACTGTCAAAATTTACTGCAGTGTTTTATGATCAAAACTTCTCCTGATTTTGACAAAACACGTATCATTTGAAAGGTCTCAAGGTTCCAATATTGATATTTTGTGAAAGTAGTAAGAAGTAATATTGTGAGAGAAATCTATACATTTGTGAATGAAAATGtaggggtattttttttttaaaaatcattggaGTTTTTCGTGTCACCTGGTGGCTGTTTTTAGTATAGCACATAAACAAAATCTCAAAGAAACATAAATTTTTGTTATATCAACTTCATATTTGAAACATAAGCTAAATAAAGCTGTCTTTATGGCTTTGATTTATATCCAAAACattctgtaaaatatttatttcataaactAAAACAATTTAGTACAgcacattttctatttttttttttttaaatgtcttcttTAAAACCTTTTAAGTTCGGATAGTTCATTTTCACttctttgttattttttattttctcatttatttaatattattatattaatattctaaTTGCAAACTGAAGTGCAAAAGGTTGAATTGTAAATCCATGCACATGTGTGTTTTcaacttgatttaaaaaaaaaaaaaaaaaaaaaaaaaaaaaagcatttaaaaggtGCCACTTATTTGCCTTCGACCTAGAAAATTTAGTAATTcatgcaatatattttttattttcttctaaaaagTAGATCACATCAAGTTTTAATCTGGACACCACTTCCTAATTTTTAACctaaaatgttgtaaaatgtcCAGAGAGCTGATGGAAGTGACTTACTTCTGACACTATGGATGAGATGAATTGAGTCTTGTCGTATGTCCAGCCCTCAGCACAAGCCTCTGTCTGCAGGTCCGATGCATTTGTGTGAGTCGGTTGGTCTGTGATTAAGTGCCACTGAGCGTCCGTGTACCTGGAGCATCTGGACGGAGAGAGGGATGAGTCCAGCGGGATGAAGGCGCGCAGCAGCGCCGCGGTGCTCTGGTTCTGCGACGCTGTGATGTTCGGGATGCGACAGTGATGCTCCGGTACTCCAGCAGTGAAGTTATTGAGCAAATTCTGGCTAGCCATTAGAAGGCCAGGGATGGACAGAAGAGTGACATGAATCATCTGAAAGCGTCCAAACCCGCCAACTTCATCCAGAAGATCCGCAAAGCCCATATTAGTATTGATATAGAtctatatatatttcttctttcCTCTGCAGACTGACACAACTCACCCCCACTGAACTCTCGATgtcacgtaaaaaaaaaagatacacaaaCAAGCTATTCAAAACTTGGAATGATTAATTTTGAGGTTAATGGTTGCCAAAGGAGTTTCTGATTTCTGAACGCAAAACATTTTCCTAACACAGATGAAGTGAATTAAAAGTCACCCCctccatgacacacacacacacacacacacacacacacacacagaacaataaTCAAGTTTTAATCTGATTAAAATACCCTGCACTGGAATTTTCATAAAGAGCTTGTGCAGGACCAATGACCTTGACAAACTAAGCCAGGTCTCATTTACTTTATTGTGTCTTTTTATGAATAAGAAAACAATGCTTTTGTAAAGTGCACTTTTTCGCAAATGATTATCAACCTATAAATTGTGCCTCTGGTAGTAGCTAGTTTTATTTAACACCAACATACATACACCATCTTATATCATTTCTATAAGTTAGATCAGATAGAATTACTGTAGCTTTTTTAgtgtttaaacatttttacaaaatatgaaaGAAGAATGTTCATACTAAACATGTATTTTCTTGTTCTTGTTGCCTCGAGGCACCTGAGGCCATTCACAAACATCTGATCTCACTATAGGAGTCTCCCTTAGAGTTTCTAAGAGTTTTAGCTGAAaggaatagaaaataaaaattagacCATCCGAtatgaagagtttgtttctttattgcaaCAGAGCACTtgtcatcagtggatgctctgtaGTGATTGTTTGACACGCGATTATACTTTTCATTTGAATATCAGAGAGTAAAATGTGACGGTTTGAGCGATTATGCAATGAAGCAAAGCTTTAGCCTAGCAGTGACCGACTTAAAAATCCCCCTTGCTTTCACTTGCTGGACATTGTTCAACATGGAAAATTAACCAAGGAGCATTCTTGGCCAGACAGTCGTTAAAATGGGTCTTACCTAAGAAAAAAGTTTAAGAACTACTTTTCTAATACGACTGCAAGCTTtatcattgttagtttttgtgttaAATAGTGACTGACTCGGGTACATGTGTGTGACAGCTAATTAATACTGTGATCATAATTGATTACTATGTGTCTATCATAAGAAGACCAAAAATGCAGAAGGAGCTTCTGAATGCATTTTAGATTTTGACATGCCATACTTTACTTTTGATTAATGcacattcagaaactaatcatGTGGGCCTTATGCTGAGAAACTGTTATTTTTGTAGATGCATTCTCTAGGTTGGAAGGTGTTTTTTACTGATTTGGCTTATATTTGGGTTTTTGTCTCATGCAGGTAAATGAAGACCAGGTTGAGAGAATGGCTGCAACAGGATCCTTATCCAATGGCTTCTGTGACCTTCCAAAAGTACAAGACGCTGTCCTGGAGAATATATCAGGAAAAGAATTATGAAGATGAAATATTAAAAAGAGGGCAAGAGGGCAAGTTTGAAGTAAGGGACAAGGTACACTAGGAGGATGGAAGTTAAGAAAAAATGCTGACAAAGGAAAGGTTATAAATGGacaaaaaaaggccaaaatgGTAAAACAGTAAGCGTTTAAGGGTCTTAAGTTGATGAGTAGTTGCCGGTTAGTGTGAGTTTAATGTGAGACCAGGGGTCTGTCCCAATACACACACTTGCAGTCTTTGCTGCTTGACAATGAGTGCATGTGACAGAAAGTAAGACTGTCCCAGGTCTGAAAACACACTTCAGCGTTTCCCATCACTCATCATGTTCAGGAACGCATTTgctctgaaaatgtcatattttgtCGACCTTCCATTGTAAGTAAAATTAATAAGATATTACAtgtaatttggtagtaaaacattAAGTGTTGCACATTTTATTGGTGCAGAGACAAGTATGTGCATTCTGTAAAATGTTTGCAATTGCTTTTTATCTCTTAATTAAAAACACCACAATTAAATTGTGTCGTCTGTTACAAgaagattacatttacatttatccatttagcagacgcttttatccaaagcgacttacaaataaggacagtggaagcaatcaaaaacaacaaaagagcaatgatatatgtgctataacaagtctcagataggttaacacagtacacatagcatgggattttaaataatataataaagaaacgaaaacagatagaataaaaaaaagaatagagcaagctagtgttagaggtctttacacacacacacacacacaggggcgtcatgcattcatgatttttgagggggcacatttttttggggggggggggggggtcgggggtataagtcattctacgaaagcactgtataactgatataggcttatttttttattatttttttttcctttttattcaaaacaattccaaacatgcttaatatgtcaggaaatatctcgtttctcaaatatgtgtaggtaaacgcgttttgcacctttatagattgctatttgatctatatggaaatgtagtgtaatctattaactacacataaaaacctgactttttacttaagtgccatatcatgccataaaatatttttaatacgactgaatttgcatttaatgtaaattttaataacaatattgtaagatacttattttaacactttcattttacagagagtaaagaacatttacattatcaaaaaacattttcattcagtctagccagagttcaggcactctcaaaaactcccattaaaatcactgaaacactttacattatgaaacgaatttCTTACTTaaattcgtacgcacatctgcactttttgttgtttctgatgagagaattcgctaaataattcagtcagcgagcaagtgaacaaaacactgcgtttcagtgatgactcttctggacgtctctgattggccattgcatccataagcgcaacagaatagtttctgattggttatcatgaagcattgtacgaacgcgtctgtctctggctcagcgccagccagcgaacgcagatttgaatttatcagctgatgctgtgcactgaacgatctaatcacaccgctgtgattgtatcaaatatataaaaaatattattctgcaatttattttttcgtttggaagctgcatttaaaatccacttggctcagaaatctgagggggcacgtgccccctcacttcgaattaaaattactgaacagacatttacaggtttattttaaagtgcaaaGTATCGAAAATCAACATGTGCACATGAAACTCAGTAAAAAGTGTGTCCTAGtgggcagtgttggggaaagttacttttaaaagtaattcattacgatattgtgttactccctaaaaaagtaactaattacgtaatccgttacattacttttgagttactttcaccttactttttaaatataagaagggcttgatttttttttttatataagaagtcctatttatagcaaatatcaCACCACCttacacaccaaaaagtgtaataaataaatctcaGGCTGAAGCAAAagtaaattcacatctgtacagtagaacacaggagaagaaggttcagcactcttcagcaataaaaatacaaataagcacCATTGTAAGTTTATCTACAGTCATCTtggcttattagtatggttgaactggattgTAAaatgtcagcagcaaagacattagttcataaaatgggattagatacatttgtgttattttacatttaattattgcaggtttgtgtcatattctgagtttgcatttcactgttttaattcattctgatgaatactaaatctgtttttttgtgagtgggattaattaaagggtaagttcattgaaaaatcataattatgttattaataactcaccctcatgtcgttccaaacccgtaagatctccgttcatcttcggaacacagtttaagatattttagatttagtccgagagctttctgtccctccatgaAACTgcgtgcacgg from Carassius carassius chromosome 47, fCarCar2.1, whole genome shotgun sequence harbors:
- the oatx gene encoding solute carrier family 22 member 6-A, which gives rise to MGFADLLDEVGGFGRFQMIHVTLLSIPGLLMASQNLLNNFTAGVPEHHCRIPNITASQNQSTAALLRAFIPLDSSLSPSRCSRYTDAQWHLITDQPTHTNASDLQTEACAEGWTYDKTQFISSIVSEWDLVCTLRPLKQMSQTIYMGGVLTGAIIFGGLSDRFGRKGMLIWSYFQLAVLGTFTALSPSYVVYCVFRFLTGMSVSGVILNAVSLKVEWIPTKARTLVGTISSFFFTFGQMILAGVAYSLKDWRKIHVAVCLPFFAFFFYSWWYSESARWLVLNGRSEEALKQLHRVAKINGKPEMTEKITLEVLESHMQKEVQSSKSIYTVFDLLKTPTMRKISMCLMVVWFSTSFAYYGLAMDLQKFGVNIYLMQIIFGAVDFPAKLVALLMLSFLGRRITQGTCLLMSASVIFANIFVPKDMQITRTALAVIGKGFTSASFTCVYLFTGELYPTVIRQTGMGFASTMARIGSMAAPAVLILDEILPALPSIVYGGSAVLAGLIAFLLPETLNIPLPDTIEDVEEKREKKSQGLKEQAQRESVALQDIKQSGGTCEESKCSGLHPLSETSAHLK